One region of Marivirga arenosa genomic DNA includes:
- a CDS encoding UDP-N-acetylmuramoyl-tripeptide--D-alanyl-D-alanine ligase has protein sequence MTQIERLYELFLKSTGVCTDTRKIQEGNMFFALKGPNFNGNKFAEQALNDGASIAIVDEKDFYKDNGKYILVDDVLKTLQLVATVHRESLDIPVLGITGSNGKTTSKEIIHHVLAKKYKVFATEGNLNNHIGVPLSLLSINDEYEIAIIEMGANHIGEIASYCKMAQPTHGLITNIGRAHIGEFGGFENIIIGKSELFDYLKKHDGVPFINTQDKVLKNMQKRFSNALSFPNEGDDLEVKVEKGGTFLKYSVNEFKNIETNLVGQFNYLNVAAALCIGQYFEVPLEDGVKATQEYLPENMRSQMIKTDYYTIILDAYNANPDSMELAIKSLGAIENTETVVILGDMLELGDTTELEHEKLGELTVDLGISKRYYCGTHIQSASKMDNFGKYFKSKDDLIEYLKEKPLKKGSTILIKGSRKNALEDIVPFLTKFELK, from the coding sequence ATGACACAAATAGAAAGGCTTTACGAATTATTTTTAAAGAGTACAGGAGTTTGTACCGATACCCGTAAAATTCAGGAAGGTAATATGTTCTTTGCTCTTAAAGGTCCGAATTTCAACGGTAATAAATTTGCAGAACAAGCTTTGAATGATGGCGCTTCTATTGCCATTGTAGATGAAAAAGATTTTTATAAAGATAATGGAAAGTATATACTGGTTGATGATGTTTTGAAAACGCTTCAGCTAGTTGCCACAGTCCATCGAGAAAGCTTAGATATTCCAGTTTTAGGAATTACCGGTTCTAATGGAAAAACAACTAGCAAAGAAATTATACATCATGTATTAGCTAAAAAATATAAGGTTTTTGCCACAGAGGGTAATCTTAATAATCACATTGGAGTTCCACTCAGCTTATTATCCATTAATGATGAATATGAGATTGCTATTATTGAGATGGGGGCTAATCACATTGGTGAAATTGCTTCCTATTGTAAAATGGCACAACCTACACATGGTTTAATTACAAACATCGGAAGAGCTCATATTGGAGAGTTTGGAGGATTTGAAAATATCATTATTGGTAAAAGTGAATTGTTTGATTATTTGAAAAAGCATGATGGAGTCCCTTTTATTAATACTCAGGATAAAGTTCTGAAAAATATGCAAAAACGCTTTTCCAACGCGTTAAGCTTCCCAAATGAAGGAGATGATTTAGAGGTGAAAGTTGAAAAGGGTGGGACTTTCCTCAAGTATTCTGTAAACGAATTCAAAAATATTGAAACGAATCTGGTTGGTCAGTTTAACTACTTAAATGTAGCTGCTGCATTATGCATTGGACAATATTTCGAAGTACCCCTTGAAGATGGAGTTAAGGCTACTCAGGAATATTTACCTGAGAATATGCGCTCTCAAATGATCAAGACTGATTATTACACCATTATTTTAGATGCCTATAATGCGAATCCTGATTCAATGGAATTGGCTATCAAAAGCTTAGGAGCTATTGAAAATACTGAAACAGTAGTGATTTTAGGAGATATGCTTGAATTAGGTGACACTACAGAATTAGAACATGAAAAATTGGGTGAATTGACAGTGGATTTAGGAATCAGTAAACGTTATTATTGTGGCACTCATATTCAGTCCGCTTCAAAAATGGACAATTTTGGAAAATACTTTAAATCAAAAGATGATTTAATTGAATACCTTAAAGAAAAACCCTTGAAAAAAGGAAGTACAATTTTAATAAAAGGCTCTAGAAAAAATGCGTTAGAAGATATAGTGCCTTTCTTAACAAAATTTGAACTCAAATAA
- a CDS encoding GIY-YIG nuclease family protein: protein MCHFYIVYSPTLDKYYTGYTCDKLLERLRKHNSNHKGYTGKAKDWKIVYTEVFSSKELAYARERQIKSWKSRKRIESLIKNK, encoded by the coding sequence ATGTGTCACTTCTATATCGTATACTCCCCCACTTTAGATAAATATTATACTGGCTATACCTGTGATAAGCTTTTAGAAAGATTAAGAAAACACAACTCAAATCATAAAGGATATACTGGAAAAGCTAAGGATTGGAAAATAGTTTACACTGAAGTTTTTTCTTCAAAAGAACTCGCCTATGCCAGAGAAAGACAGATCAAAAGCTGGAAAAGTAGAAAAAGAATTGAATCTCTAATCAAAAATAAATAG
- a CDS encoding T9SS type A sorting domain-containing protein, with protein MRVLLFITFIFYSFLTEAQYRFIPYQDVPLSNSSEMEFPWAGGLNGVQWGKIDLNNDGFLDLAGFDRSSGRILCFLNIDGEYEYAPEYEMFFPSEIQNFFILKDYNQDGKMDVFTAGNLGITAYENISTGGLPQWSKTLDFIRYTSLSGNDVNLQVNFNDYPFIGDLDDDGDLDILNFNFSGIESRILFYQNNSIETNGTASLNSFELVDNYWGTVEDCDCGVFAFNGQDCQDILGRVLNNKARHAGGKSISVFDFDKDGVLELVTSHEECNELYYFNNSALSNLDPNFEGFTSSYPSSNNPAQFNFYPNTMVMDLTGDASEDLIISPNIEGNIGSPVNFSSSNWLYQNVGNGYELVSKKFLQEDMIDWGAQASPAFLDYDEDRDLDLFIAYTDINSNEVLESAIAFYENVGDTQNPSFELQDSDFLNISQEGFANMFIQWQDVDVDGQKDLIIQATSGNSNQLRILFQENNEFDINSSVIIDNVFIGFGYSIHLADVIGDSHPDLLVGKSSGGLILYENIGQGRNPSFQQRSQNYLNIGDDFFRSSLRVNVMDIDNDNQQDLITSDFSGNIRVFPNLQNNTGQFDTLYSYNELIQNFDQIFFGKRNNPVFAPIFNDDYPTLILGTVSGGLRVFRNNAEYEVESGEELVFQIYPNPNENNLLFIKANQDISISIATLNGQTILSNLEYSAFGREAIDVSQLQSGLYIVSALFANGKNITRKLVIP; from the coding sequence ATGCGAGTCTTACTCTTTATAACGTTTATTTTTTATTCATTTTTGACCGAAGCCCAGTATCGGTTTATTCCCTATCAGGATGTTCCACTTTCTAACTCTAGTGAAATGGAATTCCCTTGGGCAGGTGGTTTAAATGGAGTACAATGGGGGAAGATTGATTTAAATAATGATGGGTTCCTCGACTTAGCAGGATTTGACCGAAGTTCAGGAAGGATTTTGTGCTTTCTAAATATTGATGGTGAATATGAATATGCTCCAGAGTATGAAATGTTTTTTCCTTCCGAAATTCAAAATTTCTTTATATTGAAAGACTATAATCAAGATGGAAAAATGGATGTTTTTACGGCTGGAAATTTAGGAATTACAGCCTATGAAAATATTTCAACTGGAGGATTACCACAATGGAGTAAAACGCTTGATTTTATTCGATATACTAGTTTATCGGGCAATGATGTTAATTTACAGGTTAATTTCAATGATTATCCATTCATTGGTGATTTAGATGATGACGGAGATCTTGATATACTAAATTTTAATTTTTCAGGTATAGAAAGTAGAATTCTATTCTATCAAAATAATTCTATTGAAACTAACGGGACTGCTAGCTTAAATTCATTTGAGTTAGTCGATAATTATTGGGGAACGGTTGAAGATTGTGATTGTGGTGTATTTGCATTTAATGGTCAAGATTGCCAGGATATTTTAGGTCGAGTACTAAATAATAAAGCAAGACATGCAGGAGGTAAGAGTATATCGGTTTTTGATTTTGATAAAGATGGTGTTTTAGAATTAGTAACCAGCCACGAGGAATGCAATGAGCTTTATTATTTTAATAATTCAGCTTTATCCAATCTGGATCCAAATTTTGAAGGCTTTACCAGCTCATATCCATCATCAAATAATCCCGCTCAATTTAATTTTTATCCCAATACTATGGTGATGGATTTAACTGGAGATGCCTCAGAGGATCTTATTATATCTCCAAATATTGAGGGGAACATTGGTAGTCCAGTAAATTTTTCGAGTTCTAACTGGTTATATCAAAATGTAGGCAATGGCTATGAATTAGTAAGTAAAAAGTTTTTGCAAGAGGACATGATTGATTGGGGAGCTCAAGCAAGTCCTGCTTTTTTGGATTATGATGAAGACAGGGATTTGGATTTATTCATTGCCTATACAGATATTAATTCTAATGAAGTTTTAGAGAGTGCAATTGCTTTTTACGAAAATGTTGGAGATACTCAAAACCCGAGCTTTGAATTACAAGATTCCGACTTTTTAAATATTTCTCAAGAAGGTTTTGCCAATATGTTTATTCAGTGGCAGGATGTTGATGTAGATGGACAAAAAGACTTAATCATCCAAGCGACCTCTGGGAACAGCAATCAATTACGTATTCTATTTCAAGAGAATAATGAATTTGATATTAATTCATCTGTTATAATTGATAATGTATTCATAGGTTTTGGATACTCCATCCATCTGGCAGATGTAATAGGTGACAGTCATCCTGATTTATTAGTAGGGAAATCTTCTGGTGGGTTAATTTTATACGAAAATATTGGTCAGGGGAGAAACCCTTCTTTTCAGCAGCGTTCACAAAATTATTTAAATATTGGAGATGATTTCTTTAGATCTTCCCTTCGTGTTAATGTAATGGATATTGATAATGATAATCAACAAGATTTAATTACTTCAGATTTCAGTGGTAATATTAGGGTGTTTCCGAATTTGCAAAATAATACGGGGCAATTTGATACGCTTTATTCCTATAATGAATTAATTCAAAATTTTGACCAGATATTTTTCGGCAAAAGGAATAATCCCGTTTTTGCTCCCATCTTTAACGATGATTACCCAACTCTGATATTAGGCACTGTTTCAGGAGGTCTACGAGTTTTTAGGAATAATGCAGAATATGAGGTAGAAAGTGGTGAGGAATTAGTATTTCAGATCTATCCCAATCCAAATGAAAATAACCTTCTATTTATTAAAGCTAATCAAGATATTTCGATTTCTATCGCTACGCTAAATGGACAAACAATCTTGTCGAATCTGGAATATTCTGCTTTTGGAAGAGAGGCTATTGATGTTTCACAGCTACAATCTGGACTCTACATTGTAAGTGCTTTATTTGCAAATGGTAAAAATATCACCAGAAAATTGGTGATTCCTTAA
- a CDS encoding AsmA-like C-terminal region-containing protein — translation MKYLRKFILYFTLFFILLFASGSAYLYYHQDDLIDQILTEINKSVQTPVQVSKIDINWWTDFPNISLRFQDVFIQESLPNSKKPLAQLEELALSFNALNFIKEDYSFEKIILKKGKLNIRLTKSGKRNYDILKNDTNSSKNNGVNFNLKNIDIQSVDVVYADDGLDQNYHIYAEALMASLNKVENNFKIKANGKLKTRAIQLGDLRYFENKNLKINADLNYIQGNEIVEIGPSQLFLSNNEFQLAGDYKINTSEMNLLVKGIESDFSTIISLLPEKYRNYISEYESKGNAEFEGSIKGKLTANQSPKVNFNFNVNQASLYHADYDTRFEDLSFHGNFNNGKYHNLRSSQLVLKDISGTLKGKSFTADLGVKDFENYLINLSTEGQISTPDLISFFPNREKYSELEGAIDFNISLAGYLDDFKQASTASRINNSGEIILHNLSGVYQDYPLPIKNVNGRLMFNKNDIAINHLQGDIGESDIELSGFFLNIFPYFLKENQALLIEAETISQNINLNELLSGLSNEENTIEKQEESFKFALSPKLQLDFTSHIEHLEFKRFKARNISGEIELSDQILKASDLELGSCGGEMTLIATVNAKKENEILVNTSADFNGLNVDSIFYTFENFRQDFLTDQHLKGKIDAKVKAFIMLDQKLNFQSDVFKATIDAKIENGELNNFEPMLSLSDYVREDELTNLSFGEMRNTIEIKNEVIYLPEMSIQSNVSNILIQGTHTFDQEINYRLLVPLKNYKRKDKDEAFGAIEEEKDYSSLYLKIEGTTDDFEVSWDKKRSLKSIADRIKEEGKTLKKIIKGEKLPEDENEELELNEDEYFDW, via the coding sequence TTGAAGTACCTGAGGAAGTTTATTTTATATTTTACTCTATTTTTTATTCTGCTTTTTGCGAGTGGTTCGGCTTATCTGTACTACCATCAGGATGATTTAATTGATCAAATTCTAACAGAAATTAATAAATCGGTTCAAACGCCTGTGCAGGTTAGTAAGATTGATATTAACTGGTGGACTGATTTCCCCAATATATCGTTAAGATTTCAGGATGTTTTTATTCAAGAATCTTTACCCAATAGTAAGAAACCGCTTGCCCAGTTAGAGGAATTAGCGCTTTCATTTAATGCTTTAAATTTTATAAAGGAAGATTACTCCTTTGAAAAAATTATTCTTAAAAAAGGAAAGCTGAATATTCGACTGACAAAATCAGGTAAACGGAATTATGATATTTTAAAAAATGACACCAATTCATCAAAGAATAATGGGGTTAATTTCAATTTAAAGAATATTGATATTCAATCTGTTGATGTGGTTTATGCTGATGATGGCCTGGATCAAAATTACCATATTTATGCTGAGGCTTTAATGGCGAGTTTGAATAAGGTTGAAAATAACTTTAAAATTAAAGCTAATGGAAAGTTAAAAACTAGAGCCATCCAACTGGGCGATCTTCGCTATTTTGAAAACAAAAATTTGAAAATAAATGCAGACCTAAATTATATACAAGGAAATGAAATTGTAGAAATAGGGCCTTCTCAATTGTTTTTGTCTAATAATGAATTTCAGCTTGCTGGCGATTACAAAATTAATACAAGCGAAATGAACTTGCTGGTAAAAGGAATAGAGTCTGATTTTTCAACCATCATATCTTTACTGCCCGAGAAATACAGGAATTATATTTCAGAATATGAAAGTAAAGGGAATGCAGAGTTTGAAGGTAGTATTAAAGGAAAACTCACTGCCAATCAATCTCCCAAAGTAAACTTTAATTTTAACGTTAATCAGGCTTCTTTATACCATGCTGATTATGATACTCGATTTGAAGATTTAAGTTTCCATGGAAATTTTAATAACGGAAAATATCATAATTTGAGAAGTTCTCAATTAGTGTTAAAAGATATTTCAGGAACGCTTAAAGGCAAATCCTTTACTGCCGATTTAGGAGTTAAAGATTTTGAGAACTATTTGATTAATCTATCCACAGAAGGACAAATATCTACCCCTGACTTGATCAGCTTTTTCCCAAACCGTGAAAAGTATTCAGAACTAGAAGGAGCTATAGATTTTAATATAAGCTTAGCCGGTTATTTGGATGATTTTAAACAAGCATCTACCGCTTCAAGAATAAATAATTCAGGAGAAATTATATTACATAATCTATCAGGTGTTTATCAAGATTATCCTTTGCCTATAAAAAATGTGAATGGAAGATTGATGTTTAATAAGAATGATATTGCCATTAATCATTTACAAGGTGATATAGGAGAATCGGATATTGAATTGAGTGGTTTTTTCTTAAATATATTTCCATATTTCCTGAAAGAAAATCAAGCCTTATTAATTGAGGCTGAAACGATCAGTCAAAATATTAACCTGAATGAGCTTTTATCAGGCTTGTCGAACGAAGAGAATACAATAGAAAAGCAGGAGGAATCATTCAAATTTGCTTTGAGTCCTAAGTTGCAATTGGACTTCACTTCTCATATTGAACATTTAGAATTTAAGCGCTTTAAAGCCAGAAATATTTCTGGAGAAATAGAGCTTTCCGATCAAATATTGAAGGCATCTGATCTAGAATTAGGAAGCTGTGGAGGTGAAATGACATTAATCGCAACAGTGAATGCCAAAAAAGAGAATGAAATTTTAGTCAATACATCTGCTGATTTTAATGGCTTAAATGTGGATAGCATTTTCTACACCTTTGAGAACTTTCGCCAGGATTTCCTTACCGACCAGCACCTTAAAGGTAAAATCGATGCCAAAGTTAAAGCATTCATCATGTTGGATCAGAAGCTTAATTTTCAATCAGATGTATTCAAAGCTACTATTGATGCTAAAATTGAGAATGGTGAGCTTAATAATTTCGAGCCTATGCTGAGCTTGTCTGATTATGTAAGAGAAGATGAATTGACCAATTTGAGTTTTGGGGAGATGAGGAATACAATTGAGATCAAGAATGAAGTAATTTACTTGCCCGAGATGTCTATTCAGTCAAATGTTTCTAACATATTGATTCAGGGAACGCACACATTCGATCAGGAAATTAATTATAGATTATTAGTACCTTTAAAAAACTATAAAAGAAAAGATAAAGACGAAGCTTTTGGTGCTATTGAAGAAGAAAAGGATTATTCAAGCCTATATTTAAAAATTGAAGGTACAACGGATGACTTTGAAGTAAGCTGGGATAAAAAGCGATCTTTGAAATCTATAGCAGATAGGATAAAAGAAGAAGGTAAAACCCTCAAGAAAATAATTAAAGGAGAAAAGCTTCCTGAAGATGAAAATGAAGAACTTGAACTTAATGAAGATGAATATTTCGATTGGTGA
- a CDS encoding WD40/YVTN/BNR-like repeat-containing protein — protein sequence MKKLYFLVGIIFLFQIQTVEAQRNRKSASTTQYDEKLYDALQWRGIGPYRGGRSAAVTGVTGQPNLYYMGSTGGGVWRTKDGGNTWESISDGHFGGSIGAVAVAESDPNVIYVGGGEKTLRGNMSYGYGVYKSVDAGKNWEHMGLDNSRHISRIRIHPQNPDIVYAAVMGDIFKDSPERGVYKSTDGGKTWDRKLFANSRAGAVDLILDPNNPRIMYASTWNVRRTPYSFSSGGPGSDIWKSTDSGENWTKLSENEGLPKGTWGISGITVSPQNSNRVWAIIENDNGGVFRSDDAGKTWKKTNDDRALRQRAWYYTRIYADTQDEDMVYVVNVDYHKSKDGGKSFEAFRAPHGDHHDMWIDPNDNQRMIMADDGGAQVSFDGGENWSTYMNQNTAQFYRVTTDDHFPFRIYGAQQDNSTVRIAHRTTGSVVGEQDWESTAGGESAHLAIDEENNEVVYGGSYDGFLTRYNHSSEEIRAINVWPDNPMGHGAEEMKYRFQWNFPIFTSPHDPNKLYTASNHLHVTTNEGQTWETISPDLTRNDPSKLGPSGGPITKDNTSVEYYCTIFAAIESPYEEGLLWTGSDDGLVHVSKDGGENWENVTPPDMPKWIMINSIEASPFTKGGAYIAATSYKNGDYRPYLYKTKDYGKTWTKIVNGIANDHFTRVLRADPKSPGILYAGTETKMYISFDDGASWQDFQLNLPIVPITDLTIKDNHLIAATQGRGFWLIDDLTVLHQLGAAKAIMDKMNMDYHIFNPKITYRIGGRSRESKTAGTNMPSGVITYFYAKDTAAADTVKLIYNEMGGDTIQVFSTHPDKKKNEKKLEVKPGSNQHIWNMQYPGAESFDGMILWWSSLSGPTALPGDYEVSLVVNGKGQGTQVATIKKDPRSSASYDDLKAQFDFQQDVIAKLSETNLAIKDIRRARVQIEDVIKKADADTVKSMGKSILKNMKDIEETLYQTKNRSRQDPLNYPIRLNNKLGHLNSLMGMGDNRPTDSAIEFKKEITARIDEQLDALNKILNEDVAAFNDLVEANQVKAVKLD from the coding sequence ATGAAGAAACTATACTTTTTAGTTGGAATAATCTTCCTATTCCAAATACAAACAGTAGAAGCTCAGCGAAATCGCAAAAGTGCTTCTACCACTCAATATGACGAGAAACTTTATGACGCTCTCCAATGGAGAGGTATTGGACCCTACAGAGGCGGTAGGTCTGCTGCGGTAACCGGAGTTACTGGTCAACCTAACCTATATTACATGGGATCCACTGGTGGAGGTGTATGGCGCACCAAAGATGGTGGAAATACTTGGGAAAGTATTTCTGATGGCCATTTTGGAGGCTCTATTGGAGCCGTAGCGGTTGCGGAAAGTGATCCTAATGTTATTTATGTTGGCGGTGGTGAAAAGACTCTACGAGGAAATATGTCATACGGCTATGGAGTTTACAAATCAGTAGATGCTGGTAAAAACTGGGAACACATGGGACTTGACAATAGTCGCCACATCAGTAGAATCAGAATTCATCCTCAAAACCCAGATATAGTCTATGCAGCCGTAATGGGTGATATTTTTAAAGATTCTCCTGAAAGAGGTGTTTATAAATCTACTGATGGAGGTAAAACTTGGGACAGAAAATTATTTGCGAATAGCAGAGCTGGCGCAGTGGACCTGATCTTAGATCCTAATAACCCAAGAATTATGTATGCTTCTACCTGGAATGTGAGAAGAACGCCTTATAGTTTTTCAAGTGGCGGGCCTGGCTCTGACATTTGGAAATCAACGGATAGCGGAGAAAACTGGACAAAACTTTCAGAAAATGAAGGTTTACCGAAAGGCACTTGGGGTATTTCAGGAATAACCGTTTCCCCGCAAAATTCAAATCGGGTTTGGGCTATCATTGAGAATGATAATGGTGGTGTTTTCAGATCTGATGATGCAGGAAAAACATGGAAGAAAACAAATGACGATAGAGCATTAAGACAAAGAGCTTGGTATTATACCAGAATTTACGCTGATACTCAGGATGAGGATATGGTATATGTTGTAAATGTGGATTATCACAAATCAAAAGATGGAGGAAAATCTTTTGAAGCTTTTAGAGCTCCACACGGAGACCACCATGATATGTGGATTGACCCTAACGATAATCAGCGCATGATCATGGCTGATGATGGTGGTGCTCAAGTAAGTTTTGATGGCGGAGAAAACTGGAGTACTTATATGAACCAGAATACTGCACAATTTTACCGCGTTACAACAGATGATCATTTTCCATTCAGGATATATGGTGCACAGCAAGATAACTCTACGGTAAGAATTGCACATAGAACCACAGGATCTGTTGTTGGCGAACAAGATTGGGAATCAACCGCAGGGGGTGAAAGTGCGCACTTAGCGATTGATGAGGAAAATAATGAAGTAGTTTATGGTGGTAGCTATGATGGCTTTTTAACTCGTTACAATCATAGCTCTGAAGAAATAAGAGCGATAAACGTATGGCCAGACAACCCTATGGGACACGGAGCAGAAGAAATGAAATACAGGTTCCAGTGGAATTTCCCTATTTTCACTTCTCCTCATGATCCAAATAAACTTTATACGGCTTCAAATCATTTACATGTAACTACCAATGAGGGTCAAACATGGGAAACCATAAGCCCTGATTTAACAAGAAATGATCCTAGTAAATTAGGTCCTTCCGGTGGTCCGATTACAAAAGATAACACAAGCGTGGAGTATTACTGTACTATTTTCGCAGCCATTGAATCTCCTTATGAAGAAGGTTTGTTATGGACAGGTTCTGATGATGGTTTAGTTCATGTGAGTAAAGATGGAGGCGAAAACTGGGAAAATGTAACCCCACCTGATATGCCGAAATGGATTATGATCAATAGCATTGAGGCAAGTCCATTTACTAAGGGGGGCGCTTATATAGCCGCTACCTCTTATAAAAACGGTGATTACCGTCCTTATTTATATAAGACAAAGGATTACGGTAAAACATGGACTAAAATTGTAAATGGAATAGCTAATGATCACTTCACAAGAGTTTTAAGAGCCGACCCGAAAAGTCCAGGTATTTTATATGCAGGAACTGAAACCAAAATGTACATTTCTTTTGATGATGGTGCTAGCTGGCAGGATTTTCAGTTGAACCTCCCAATCGTTCCTATTACCGATTTAACCATTAAGGACAATCATTTAATTGCCGCTACTCAGGGTAGAGGATTTTGGTTGATTGATGATTTAACAGTATTACATCAGTTGGGTGCAGCAAAAGCAATCATGGATAAAATGAATATGGATTACCATATTTTCAATCCAAAAATCACTTATAGAATTGGAGGTAGATCAAGGGAAAGTAAAACAGCAGGTACTAATATGCCATCTGGTGTAATCACTTACTTTTATGCAAAAGATACAGCTGCTGCTGATACTGTAAAATTGATTTACAATGAAATGGGCGGTGATACCATCCAAGTATTCAGTACTCATCCCGATAAAAAGAAGAATGAGAAAAAGTTAGAAGTAAAACCGGGTAGTAACCAACATATTTGGAACATGCAGTATCCGGGTGCAGAGAGCTTTGACGGTATGATTCTTTGGTGGTCATCTTTAAGCGGACCAACAGCCTTACCGGGTGACTATGAAGTAAGCTTAGTTGTAAACGGTAAAGGTCAAGGTACTCAGGTCGCCACTATTAAAAAAGACCCAAGATCTTCTGCTTCATATGATGATTTAAAAGCACAATTTGATTTTCAACAGGATGTAATCGCGAAATTATCTGAAACGAATTTAGCAATTAAAGATATCCGAAGAGCGAGAGTTCAAATTGAAGATGTAATCAAAAAAGCAGATGCAGATACTGTAAAAAGCATGGGTAAAAGTATTCTTAAAAACATGAAAGACATTGAAGAAACACTTTACCAGACTAAAAACAGAAGTAGACAAGATCCTTTAAACTACCCTATAAGATTAAATAATAAATTAGGGCATTTAAACAGTTTAATGGGTATGGGCGATAATAGACCCACTGATTCTGCTATTGAATTTAAAAAAGAAATCACAGCTAGAATTGATGAGCAACTTGATGCCCTCAATAAAATATTGAATGAAGATGTTGCCGCTTTCAACGATTTAGTAGAGGCAAATCAAGTAAAAGCAGTGAAACTTGATTAA
- a CDS encoding WD40/YVTN/BNR-like repeat-containing protein — MKMNISIGDFFKSIVSLFFLSVIIVGCSPKSIQPKLEVLNTNMNSLIIGLEKFNDSTAWASGTAATILKTTDAGENWTSFNYAKIDSLQFRDIQPISDKEAIVLSAGEGELSKIFYFHEQSGWNQVFQMQNEEGFIDAVQFWGNGQGLVYGDAIDSLAYILKTTNFGRSWERIPTAPMANEGEGGFASSGSNILIEEGGEAWIATGANGSARVFYTQDYGRSWEVKSTPMIIGEFAGLTAIKKTSGKLWITGGDLAIADQVLDNVFFSEDNGENWTALPEHNIKGSFYGLAVTNYLENDFVIACGPNGAEIWLGEQQKWQVLSEEDIWTAKFIDARTALMAGRDGKMFKVVLE, encoded by the coding sequence ATGAAGATGAATATTTCGATTGGTGATTTTTTTAAAAGTATAGTTAGTCTATTTTTCTTATCAGTCATTATTGTAGGCTGCAGCCCAAAGTCGATTCAACCTAAACTAGAAGTGCTTAATACCAATATGAATTCTTTAATCATAGGATTAGAGAAGTTTAATGATTCTACTGCTTGGGCCAGTGGAACTGCTGCCACTATATTAAAAACGACTGACGCTGGTGAAAACTGGACGTCATTTAATTATGCTAAAATTGATAGTTTACAGTTTCGAGATATTCAACCGATAAGTGATAAGGAAGCGATAGTATTAAGTGCTGGAGAAGGAGAGTTAAGTAAAATATTTTATTTTCATGAGCAATCAGGCTGGAATCAGGTTTTTCAAATGCAAAATGAAGAGGGCTTTATTGATGCCGTTCAGTTCTGGGGAAATGGTCAAGGATTAGTCTATGGAGATGCAATCGATTCATTAGCCTATATTTTAAAAACCACCAATTTTGGAAGAAGCTGGGAAAGAATTCCTACTGCTCCAATGGCAAATGAAGGAGAAGGTGGCTTTGCCTCAAGTGGAAGCAATATTTTAATAGAAGAAGGAGGAGAAGCATGGATTGCTACCGGAGCAAACGGCAGTGCCAGAGTTTTTTATACGCAAGATTATGGAAGAAGCTGGGAAGTAAAAAGTACTCCCATGATTATAGGTGAATTTGCAGGATTGACAGCCATAAAGAAAACTTCAGGAAAATTATGGATCACAGGTGGTGATTTAGCAATTGCTGATCAAGTGTTAGATAATGTATTCTTTTCGGAAGATAATGGCGAAAACTGGACAGCACTACCTGAACATAATATAAAAGGATCTTTTTATGGATTAGCAGTCACCAATTATCTGGAAAATGATTTTGTGATTGCTTGTGGTCCAAATGGTGCTGAAATATGGCTAGGAGAACAACAAAAATGGCAGGTCCTTTCAGAGGAAGATATTTGGACCGCTAAATTTATTGATGCTCGTACAGCTCTTATGGCTGGTAGAGATGGAAAGATGTTTAAAGTCGTTTTAGAGTAA